One window from the genome of Dehalococcoidia bacterium encodes:
- a CDS encoding response regulator transcription factor, whose amino-acid sequence MKKITLILADDHRVLREGLKALLQEEEEFEVIGEAGTGAEACQLAERLRPDVMVLDLMMPDMNGIEVTRQIKKRLRGTHVVILSMHGSEGYVIEALRAGAEAYVLKESSSSELADAVRAVASGHRYLSPPLSERAIEVYTRSTEQATLEPYETLTARDREVLHMAAQGYTNGEIA is encoded by the coding sequence ATGAAAAAGATCACGCTGATACTAGCCGATGACCACCGCGTTTTGAGAGAGGGGCTAAAAGCATTATTGCAGGAGGAAGAGGAGTTTGAGGTAATTGGAGAGGCCGGGACTGGTGCAGAAGCATGCCAACTAGCAGAGCGGTTGAGACCCGATGTTATGGTCCTGGATCTGATGATGCCGGATATGAATGGAATCGAGGTCACGCGTCAAATCAAGAAGCGCCTGCGAGGAACCCATGTGGTCATTCTCTCAATGCATGGAAGCGAAGGGTACGTCATTGAAGCCCTCCGCGCCGGGGCGGAAGCCTATGTTCTCAAAGAGTCCAGCTCAAGCGAACTGGCAGACGCCGTTCGCGCCGTGGCCAGCGGCCATCGCTATCTCAGTCCACCCCTCTCGGAACGCGCCATAGAAGTCTACACTCGGTCCACCGAACAGGCTACTCTGGAACCTTATGAGACGTTGACTGCAAGAGATAGAGAGGTGTTGCACATGGCTGCCCAGGGCTATACAAACGGTGAAATTGCC
- a CDS encoding PAS domain-containing protein, with protein MNQPLRVLIIEDSEDDALLLLRELRKGGYEPSYTRVQTADEMKTALEAQQWDIVLSDYVMPGFSGLKALGILREKGLDVPFVIVSGQIGEDIAVEAMKAGAHDYIVKGSLKRLVPAIARELGEAESRRERRRVEKALRRSEASLAEAQRIAHLANWEWDIIANVLWYSDEIHRIFGLTQSQIPATFEAGLDHVHPEHRPRVRQAITEALQSSTGYGLDYRFVRPDGTEGVVHAEGEVTFDDDGKPIRMVGTTQDVTERKRLEERLRALSRRLIQVQEEERRTIGRELHDQIGQSLTVVKLLIDNAIKAPAGRVKKILNEAETVTHEVITQLRDLSSELRPSMLDDLGLLPTLIWHIGRLGSRSGLEIDFKHSGLNRQFPPEIATAAYRIMQEALTNVIRHSGADQAIVRVWAEESKLVVWVEDHGRGFDPSARHFQNTIGLSSMEERALLLDGTLIIETSPGNGTLITAELPLVEPPGNREAGNEKDHADTSR; from the coding sequence ATGAATCAGCCACTCAGAGTCTTGATCATTGAGGATTCCGAAGATGATGCTCTTTTACTGCTGAGAGAGCTTCGCAAAGGCGGCTATGAACCAAGCTACACACGAGTTCAAACTGCCGATGAGATGAAGACTGCGCTGGAAGCGCAGCAATGGGATATCGTCCTCAGCGACTACGTTATGCCCGGCTTCAGCGGCCTGAAAGCTCTGGGGATTTTGCGCGAAAAAGGTCTGGATGTCCCTTTTGTTATTGTCTCCGGTCAAATCGGCGAGGATATTGCCGTGGAGGCCATGAAGGCAGGCGCTCATGACTACATCGTCAAGGGAAGCCTCAAGCGTCTGGTCCCGGCCATCGCCAGAGAACTGGGCGAGGCAGAGAGCCGACGTGAGCGCAGGCGGGTAGAGAAGGCATTGCGCCGGAGTGAAGCCAGTCTGGCCGAGGCGCAACGCATCGCTCACCTGGCAAACTGGGAATGGGATATCATCGCCAATGTTCTTTGGTACTCGGACGAAATCCACCGCATCTTCGGTCTGACACAGAGCCAAATCCCGGCGACTTTTGAGGCGGGGCTGGATCATGTCCATCCCGAACATCGCCCCAGAGTTCGCCAGGCCATCACTGAAGCGTTGCAGTCAAGCACGGGGTATGGTCTTGACTATCGCTTCGTCAGACCGGACGGCACCGAGGGAGTGGTTCACGCAGAGGGAGAAGTAACTTTCGATGACGATGGCAAGCCCATCCGAATGGTGGGCACCACCCAGGATGTAACCGAAAGAAAGCGATTGGAAGAGCGACTGCGCGCTCTTTCGCGCCGTCTGATCCAGGTACAAGAAGAGGAACGCCGGACCATCGGGCGTGAACTGCACGATCAAATCGGCCAGTCCCTAACGGTTGTCAAACTGCTGATTGACAATGCCATCAAAGCGCCCGCCGGACGGGTGAAAAAGATCCTGAACGAAGCAGAGACAGTGACCCACGAAGTCATCACACAGCTGCGAGACCTTTCCTCTGAACTGCGTCCAAGCATGCTGGATGATCTTGGGCTGCTGCCAACGCTGATCTGGCACATCGGACGGCTGGGCTCTCGATCCGGTTTAGAGATCGATTTCAAACACTCCGGGCTAAACCGGCAATTTCCACCGGAGATCGCTACTGCAGCTTATCGCATCATGCAAGAAGCGCTGACCAACGTTATTCGCCACTCCGGAGCAGATCAGGCAATAGTCCGGGTATGGGCGGAAGAGAGCAAACTTGTTGTCTGGGTGGAGGACCATGGCCGCGGCTTCGACCCAAGCGCCCGGCACTTCCAGAATACTATCGGGTTGAGCAGTATGGAAGAAAGAGCACTACTGCTGGATGGCACCCTGATAATCGAGACGTCTCCGGGAAATGGGACGCTCATTACGGCTGAATTGCCGCTTGTGGAGCCGCCAGGGAATCGAGAGGCAGGAAATGAAAAAGATCACGCTGATACTAGCCGATGA
- a CDS encoding response regulator, which translates to MEEKVILLIEDSPDDVMLTERALRKANIGSKLVVAGDGIEALDYLFRTGAYSGRDPLQAMPHLILLDLKLPKMDGLEVLRRIRANEKTRLLPVVILTSSRERRDMGEGYRLGANSYIRKPISFNQFTEVVRQLGSYWLLLNEPPPLTAKGD; encoded by the coding sequence GTGGAAGAGAAAGTCATTCTGCTGATTGAGGATAGCCCCGACGATGTTATGCTGACGGAGCGCGCTCTCAGGAAAGCCAATATTGGCAGCAAGCTCGTGGTGGCGGGAGACGGAATTGAAGCCCTTGACTATCTTTTCCGCACGGGCGCCTATTCCGGTCGCGATCCTTTACAGGCTATGCCTCATTTGATTCTGCTGGATTTGAAACTGCCCAAAATGGATGGGCTGGAAGTGCTTCGGCGCATCCGCGCCAATGAAAAGACAAGGCTTCTGCCGGTGGTCATTCTCACCTCCTCAAGAGAGCGGAGAGATATGGGAGAAGGTTATAGACTGGGGGCCAACAGTTATATTCGCAAACCGATAAGTTTCAACCAGTTCACTGAGGTGGTAAGACAGTTGGGGTCATACTGGCTCCTGCTGAACGAGCCTCCTCCCCTAACCGCCAAAGGAGATTAG